In Monodelphis domestica isolate mMonDom1 chromosome 3, mMonDom1.pri, whole genome shotgun sequence, the following proteins share a genomic window:
- the LOC100012004 gene encoding zinc finger protein 345-like: MTGRRRRPQPQPLRSSATVERTRACVTAPERWAQPGHASRQPSLPWTARFSGQSSAERARMAPTPGRAPPRQERVTFGDVAVDFTLDEWVCLDSAQKALYRDVMLENYGHLVCLGLAGAKPAVIQRLERGEAAWCPGVPGSRLPDWETRLENQELNPVLGIFMEEPSKGKIRRNSPYFLNLREAWEYSTSLKSLQNHENKHSSQVKITQRKHSNKAKGHKYHKNGRSSGVESVFSELITPKGNKYGKSFSNHSDLIENHRLHTDKKSYECKECGKTFLWLTELTHHQRIHSGEKLFECNDCGKPFRWNSQLILHQGIHTGEKPFDCKECGKAFRLRSQLALHQRIHSGEKPFECNKCGKAYRLSSQLTLHQRIHTGEKPYECKVCGKAFHLSGRLTVHQRIHTGEKPFGCNECGKAFLMRSQLIVHQRIHTGEKPYECNECGKVFRLSGQLTVHQRIHTGEKPCECKECGRAFRLQSQLTVHQRIHTGEKPYECNICGRAFRRNLELTLHQIVHTGVKPYKCNECGKAFGHRTKLTVHQRTHTGQKPYECNECGKAFHQSGQLTLHQRIHTGEKPCECKECGKAFRLQAQLTVHQRIHTGEKPFECNECGKTFQWRSLLIVHQRIHTGEKPFECNECGKVFRLSSQLTSHQRIHTGEKPYECNECGKDFQWRSLLTVHQRIHTGEKPFECNECGKTFRLSGQLTAHQKIHTGKKPYECNECGKTFCRRSHLTGHKRSHSGEKHYECDRWGKAF, from the exons ATGACAGGCAGGCGGAGGCGGCCGCAGCCACAGCCTCTGCGGAGCTCGGCTACAGTGGAGCGAACACGCGCTTGCGTGACCGCTCCTGAGCGCTGGGCCCAGCCGGGCCACGCCTCTCGCCAGCCCAGCCTCCCTTGGACGGCCAGGTTCAGCGGCCAATCCTCGGCGGAGAGGGCACGCATGGCTCCTACCCCAGGGAGAGCCCCGCCCCGTCAG GAGCGCGTGACCTTTGGGGACGTGGCCGTGGACTTCACCCTGGACGAGTGGGTGTGCCTAGACTCGGCCCAGAAGGCGCTGTACCGGGACGTGATGCTGGAGAACTACGGGCACCTGGTCTGCCTGG GACTCGCCGGAGCGAAGCCCGCCGTGATCCAGCGGCTGGAACGCGGGGAAGCCGCCTGGTGCCCCGGGGTGCCCGGAAGCCGCCTTCCAG atTGGGAAACTAGACTTGAAAACCAAGAGTTAAATCCAGTGCTGGGCATATTTATGGAAGAACCTTCCAAGGGAAAAATCAGGAGGAATAGTCCTTATTTCTTAAACTTGAGAGAAGCCTGGGAATATAGTACCAGCCTAAAGAGTCTACAGAATCATGAGAATAAACATTCTAGCCAAGTAAAAATCACCCAGAGGAAACATTCCAATAAAGCAAAAGGCCACAAATATCACAAGAATGGCAGAAGCTCTGGTGTAGAATCAGTCTTTTCAGAATTGATCACTCCTAAGGGAAATAAGTATGGGAAATCATTTAGTAATCACTCAGACCTCATTGAAAATCACAGATTACATACTGATaagaaatcttatgaatgtaaggaatgtggaaaaacttTCCTTTGGTTGACAGAACTTACtcaccatcagagaattcatagtgGAGAGAAACTTTTtgaatgtaatgattgtgggaagccCTTCCGCTGGAATTCACAACTTATTCTGCACCAGGGAATTCATAcgggagagaaaccttttgattGTAAAGAATGCGGAAAGGCCTTCCGCCTGAGATCACAACTTGCTTTACATCAGCGaatccattctggagagaaaccttttgaatgcaaCAAATGTGGGAAAGCATATAGGTTGAGCTCCCAACTTACTctacaccagagaattcatactggagaaaagccATATGAATGTAAAGTATGTGGAAAGGCCTTTCACTTAAGTGGGCGGCTTACtgtacaccagagaattcatactggagaaaaaccttttggatgcaatgaatgtgggaaggccttcctCATGAGGTCACAGCTTATTGTACACCagaggattcatactggagagaaaccttatgaatgtaatgaatgtgggaaagttTTCCGCCTCAGTGGACAGCTTACtgtacaccagagaattcatactggagagaaaccttgcGAATGTAAAGAATGTGGGAGGGCCTTCCGCCTGCAGTCACAGCTTACTGTACACCagaggattcatactggagagaaaccttatgaatgtaatataTGTGGGAGGGCCTTTCGCCGGAACTTAGAGCTTACTTTACACCAGATAGTTCATACTGGAGTAAAACCATATAAATGTAacgaatgtgggaaggcctttggACATAGGACAAAACTTACTGTACACCAGAGAACACACACTGGacagaaaccttatgagtgtaatgaatgtgggaaggcctttcaTCAGAGTGGACAGCTTACtttacaccagagaattcatactggagagaaaccttgtgaatgtaaagaatgtgggaaggccttccgcCTACAAGCACAACTTACTGTACaccagagaatccatactggggagaaaccttttgaatgcaatgaatgtgggaagactTTTCAGTGGAGGTCTTTGCTTATagtccatcagagaattcatactggggagaaaccttttgaatgtaatgaatgtgggaaggtcTTTCGCCTAAGCTCACAGCTTACTTCACATCAGAGAAtacatactggagagaaaccttatgaatgtaatgaatgtgggaaggacTTTCAGTGGAGGTCTCTACTTACagtccatcagagaattcatactggagagaaaccttttgaatgtaatgaatgtgggaaaaccttCCGCCTCAGTGGACAGCTTACTGCACACCAGAAAATTCATACAGgaaagaaaccttatgaatgcaatgaatgtgggaagaccTTTTGCCGGAGATCCCATCTTACTGGACATAAGAGATCTCATAGTGGAGAGAAACATTATGAATGTGATAGATGGGGAAAGGCCTTTTGA